In Pseudomonas glycinae, the DNA window GGGTACAAAGAGTGATATCCGCGACGTACGTCAGAAGCGTGCAAAAACGCGACATTTTTAGTTGATCTCAGGCCCCTCACGCCCTAAAGTTCGCGCCGAACGTCCATGCTGGAAACGATCCATCCGGCTCAAGTACTGACGACGAGACAGCAAGGCCAAGGGAAAGAAAGACTACATTTCCCATGGCCTTTTTGCTTTCGGCGACATGCCTTGGGAAGTAGGCGAACCAAAGTGGGGATACGGAGGACGTTCATTTGCACCCATTGATTAACGACGTTTGCCACTAGGAGTCCCAAGTATGTCGATCCAGGTCGAAGACTATTTCGCGCGCGAAACCTTTCAGAAAATGAAGGCATTCGCCGACAAACAGGAAACCCCGTTCGTGGTGATCGACACCGCGATGATCGCCCAGGCCTACGATGACCTGCGCGCCGGTTTCGAATTCGCCAAGGTCTACTACGCGGTCAAGGCCAACCCGGCCGTCGAGATCATCGACCTGCTCAAGGAGAAAGGCTCGAGCTTCGACATCGCCTCGATCTATGAGCTGGACAAAGTGCTGAGCCGTGGCGTCAGCCCGGACCAGATCAGCTACGGCAACACCATCAAGAAGTCCAAGGACATTCGCTACTTCTACGAGAAGGGCGTGCGTCTGTTCGCCACCGACTCGGAAGCCGACCTGCGCAACATCGCCAAGGCTGCACCGGGCGCCAAAGTCTATGTGCGCATCCTGACTGAAGGCTCGACCACGGCCGACTGGCCGCTGTCGCGCAAATTCGGCTGCCAGACCGACATGGCCATGGATCTGCTGATCCTCGCCCGCGACCTGGGCCTGGTGCCGTACGGCATCTCGTTCCACGTCGGTTCGCAACAGCGCGACATCAGCGTCTGGGACGCCGCGATCGCCAAGGTCAAAGTGATCTTCGAACGCCTGAAGGAAGAAGACGGCATCCACCTCAAGCTGATCAACATGGGCGGTGGCTTCCCGGCCAACTACATCACCCGCACCAACAGCCTGGAAACCTACGCCGAAGAAATCATTCGCTTCCTGAAGGAAGACTTCGGTGATGACCTGCCGGAAATCATTCTGGAGCCGGGCCGTTCGCTGATCGCCAACGCCGGTATCCTGGTCAGTGAAGTGGTGCTGGTCGCGCGCAAGTCCCGTACCGCCGTCGAGCGTTGGGTTTATACCGATGTGGGCAAGTTCTCCGGCCTGATCGAAACCATGGACGAAGCGATCAAGTTCCCGATCTGGACCGAGAAGAAAGGCGAGATGGAAGAAGTCGTGATCGCCGGTCCGACCTGCGACAGCGCCGACATCATGTACGAAAACTACAAGTACGGCCTGCCGCTGAACCTGGCGATCGGTGATCGCCTGTACTGGCTGTCGACCGGTGCGTACACCACCAGCTACAGCGCCGTAGAATTCAATGGCTTTCCGCCGCTGAAGTCGTTTTACGTGTAACACGCACAGCGCATAAAAAAACCGTGCCCAGGCACGGTTTTTTTATGCAGCAAGTTCAAAATAACAACAAATAATAAACAACAACAGGTCACACTAAACCCATACCCGCCAGCCAAGAAACAGGCTTACGCTAAGAACTCGAACAACACTTTAAAAGGAACTAAAAGTGCAACCGAGTTCAAACCCGTTCGTCACCACAGACGACATCAGAAAAATCAAAAACTACATATCCGCTGCCAGGACGCTGCCGCGCAGTATCGAAGCTGTGGAAGCGCAACTAAACACCAAGTCCACCGGCATTGCCGGTCTTGAGGTGCTTGACGTTGTCGAACTCAATCACCTGATCATCAATAACGCCAACGCCTGGAACGACATCGAATACTCGATGAAACGCGTGGCTGGAAGTCTGTCGACGTTTTCAGAAGATCTGGAGAGTTTCGGTCAGGATATTATCGACGCCATCGTGAGCATGCCGGGCTACATAAACTACCTGGGCACCATCGACTCGCTGTCCGAGGAAGAGATCGCCAGTCTCCCGCCATTGGAGATCGGCAAGACCGAGAAGAACCGTTTCGGCTCGATTCAAGAATCGCTGGCGTTCATTGCAAGGTCGATCGGAGAGAAAAAACTCAGCAGCCAGGACGTCAGCGAACGCCTGAAATACTTCAAGAGCGACCTTAGCGACAAGGTTGCCATCGGTATTGGTGAAAAACTGCGTCTGGCCAGTGATGCGCAAATCAACCGACAGCTCACCGAGCTGAATGCCGCCATTGATCAAGCCCAAAAAAGCATTGATGAAAAGACCAGGGAAACCGAGCCGAACTTTTTCGAACATATCCTTGGCTTTATCGTTGGTTACAGAGGCGGTTCATCGACCTGGTACCAGCACCTCGAACTTCAGCAGAAAATCCACTTGCGCCCTCTGATTGATCAACGAGATTTATTGATCGAGCAGGTCAAGCAAAAGAACATCCTCGCGGGCTCGCTCATGGAGTTCCAGGCGGGATTGAACAGCATGTCGATTTATGTAGAGGGTGCCATCCAAAGCACCTCGCAACTTGAAACACTGTGGATCTCCATTACGGACTACATCAACGCCTCGCAAAACAAATTAATGGGGATCAACGAATTCCTGACCCTGAGAAGTTTCGTCTCGAGTTTGAAAGTTGTTCTTAAGAACTGGAAGACCGTTCAAACCAACTCGAAACAACTTATCAAAGCATTCGACTGACTCGATCATTTCAATCAAGAAGAAATCATCATGACAAAAATTTCCTATGTCGTTCCCGACCTTGGCCGCATTCAAGAAAGCCGTGAGGCTATTCGTTTTCAGGCAATCATTGGCTCCGCCAATCTGTATATCAAAGCCTTGAGCGATGAACTGGTTCGTTTGAATGCAGCCATCAGCGAACTGGATCTTGTCGCTGCCAACACCATCGCATCGGCAATGACAGCGCTGGACACAGATGATCTGAACGAAAACCTGCAGGCACTGGCCATCCTCAATCAACGTGAGTCGAACAGTCAGGCTGAGCATGCACGCAAGCTCTATTCGCAAATCGTCGAGCAACTGATCACACTGTGCACCGTACAAATGACAACGCTGCATTCGTCGCTGCACGACAGCGTCTTCACTGTTGAGAGCATTGCCATCAGTAACAACCGTTTCAGGCTCGAAGAGCTGGCGAACGCCAGAGTCAACCTGGATCGGGAATACCAAACCGAGACAGTCCCGCTGGCTGAATTGAAAGCCGACGAGGCGGTGCTGAATCTTGCGATTGCCGAGTTTGAAAAGCTGACATTCATCGACCGGATCAAACCCTTGCTCGAGCAACTGGCGGCAATGATCGGCAACAGGCCCAAGTCGCCTGAAGCTGCAGCACTCGAAGCCGGGCTGATCGTCGCCAACAAGTTTCTGGACGAGGCCAACGAGCTGATCAAATACAAGGATCTGATCGAAGCACGACGAATCATCCAGACGCGCCTCGTGCAACGGGAAGAACGCCTGGCCTCCCTGGAGAAACAATTGCGCGACAACGACGACAAGACTCGCCAGTTGAACGACACCCAGAAAGTCGTGCCACACCAACAAGCCTACGTCAGAGAGACACGCAAATTATCGGATGCCTTCTCCGCGTTTCTTGACGCCCTCACGGCTACGCTCCATGAAGACATTCTGCTGCGTGGCGAACGAGTGCTCGAACACAGCCAGGCCCTGCGCAGTTACCTGACTCCCCTTAAAAGCCGCTGGTTGCGCGGCTGATCGATCACTCCAGCCCTTCATGGTCGATGAAGGGCTGGAGACTCGGTCTCGAGTGCACAGAGGCGTTGACGATAAGCTCCCGCCATGGCGCGGATCTTTGCGTGCGGGGAAGCGAGCAGCGCCTCGCTGGCAACCCTCAAGAAATTTATATTGCCGTGAACCAGCGCTTTATCAAGCCAGTGCAAGGCATCGGTGATTCGCCCAGCTTCGGCCAGAATCGCTGCATGGCTGAACTGACCACGAAAATCCCCGCCCTCGGCTGAACGCCGATACCAGTCGTGAGCCGCTACCAGGTCTTGGCGGCACACCTGCCCCTCCTCCAGATAACGCCCCAACAGGTTCATCGACTTGGCGTGGCCAGCCTCGGCAGCGCGCCGATACAAGTCCAGCGCCTGAAGATGATCTGCCGCCACTCCTCGCCCGGTGGCCAGCAGGTTGGCGAAGTTGTACATCGCCCAATCCAGGCCGGCTCGAGCGGCGATTCGATAGTGCCCTGCCGCAGCCGAGGCATCCGCGGCGCAGCCCCAGCCATGTTCATGACAACGACCGAGCATGTTGCGCGCCATCAGATGACCTTGCCCTGCGGCAATTTCAAACCAGCGCAAGGCCAGCGGCTGATCCTGAGCAATCCCGTGACCATCGAGCAGGATCTGCCCGAGCAGCGCCTGCGCTTCCAGCACCCCCTCACCCGCCGCGATCAGAATCGCCTGAGCCGCGCGGGCCGGACTTTCTTCGAGCATGGCCGTGAGGCGTTCGCCGTCGAGGACTTCTTCGCGACGTAACCGAAAGTCCGCCACTTACACCTCGACCCAGCGACGCAGCAGGTTGTGGTAAGTGCCGGTGAGGCGGATCAGCGAAGGGTGATCGGGCATGTCTTGCGTGAGCTGCTGGATCGCACCGTCCATTTCGAACAGCAAGGCGCGCTGGCTGTCCTCGCGCACCAGGCTTTGAGTCCAGAAGAACGAGGCATAGCGCGCACCGCGAGTGACCGCGTTGACCTTGTGCAGGCTGGTGCCGGGGTACAGCACCATGTCGCCGGCGGGCAGTTTCACCCGTTGGGTGCCGAAAGTGTCCTGGATTTCCAGCTCGCCGCCGTCGTAGTCCTCGGGCTCGCTGAAAAACAGCGTGGCAGACAGGTCGGTGCGTACGCGCTCGATGCTGCCCTTGGGCTGGCGCACTGCGTTGTCGATGTGGAAATCGAAACTGCCGCCCGCCGTGTAGCAATTGAGTAGCGGCGGAAATACTTTGTGCGGCAAAGCGGCGGACATGAACAGCGGATTTTTCCACAGCCGTTCAAGCATCGCCGCGCCAATCTCTTTGGCCAGTGGATGGCCTTCCGGCAACTGCAGATTGTGCTTGGCCTTGGCCGATTGATAGCCGGCGGTGATCTTTCCATCAGCCCAGTCGGCCTGTTCCAGCGCCTGGCGAATACGCTGCACTTCGTCTTTCTCGAACAGCGCGGGGATGTGCAGGAGCATGGCGACGTCACCAGATGGCAAAAGGATGCCAATGGTATTGATTCTTATTGACTGTGTAAAACCCGCTAGACGAATGAACTGGTAAAAACCGTAAGGTTAAATTGTAAAGAATGTAAATTTGTCGCGAATAGTAATGTTTCGCAATTGATACGAATACCTGTTTACCCTATATTCCGCCGCCTCAAATCCTTGGGGAGGGGAATAAAAATGGCACGTCAACTCGCACAATTACCGGTCAGTTCACCGCGTCTGCTCGCTTCCGCCATCGGCGTGGCAATTACCGCCGGCTCCGCAGGCCACATGGTGTTCGCCGCCGAAAAAACCGACAGCAAAGCCACCGGCAATGCCATCGCCCTGGACGCCACCGCCATCACCGGCGAAGCCCAGGACTCGACGTCCTACCAGGTCGAGAAAGCCTCCTCGCCCAAGTACACCGCGCCACTGGTTGATACCCCGCGCTCGGTCACCGTTATCCCCCAACAAGTCCTGAAGGACACCGGCGCCCTGAACATGCAGGACGCGCTGCGCACCGTGCCGGGCATCACCTTCGGTGCCGGTGAAGGCGGCAACCCGCAGGGCGACCGGCCGTTCATTCGTGGTTTCGACGCCCAGGGCGACACTTACCTCGACGGCGTGCGCGACACCGGCTCCCAGAGCCGCGAAATCTTCGCCGTGGAAAACATCGAAGTCAGCAAGGGCCCGAACTCCGCCATCGGCGGTCGCGGCGCGGCGGGCGGCAGCATCAACCTGGTGAGCAAGAAAGCGCACCTGGGCAACTCGTTCGACGGTGGCTTCACCTGGGGCTCCGACCAGACCCAGCGCTACACCATGGATGGCAACTACCAGTTCAGCGACACCGCTGCCGGCCGTCTGAACCTGATGAGCCACGAGAGCAACGTCGCCGGGCGCGACAAGGTCGACTACGACCGCTGGGGCATCGCGCCGTCCCTGGCCTTCGGCCTGGGCACCGACACCCGCGTCAACCTCGATTACTACCATCTCGAAAGCAACGACACGCCGGATTCGGGCATTCCTTACACCATTCCGGCCGGTGGCTCGGCGGCGCGCACCAAGTCCAACCCGGACAAGCCGTACGCCGGCGGCGATCACAGCAATTTCTACGGTCTGGACCGCGACTTCCGCAAGGGCCGCACCGACACCGCGACCTTCGCCATCGAGCATGACCTGAGCGACTCGCTGACGATCAAGAACACCCTGCGTCATGGCACCAGCATGCAGGATTACATCCTGACCCAGCCGGACGACAGCAAGGGCAACGTCAACAACGGCAGCGTCTGGCGTCGTGCGAACACTCGTGTGAGCAACACCGAGACCACCACCAACCAGACCGATCTGTTCGGCAACTTCTACGTCGCCGGTTTCAAGAACAGCTTCTCCACCGGTGTCGAATACACCCGCGAGGAAAGCAGCAAATCCTCGTACAACGTCAACACCGACACCACGCCGCGCACCTCGGCCGTGACCACCAACTGCAACCCGGGCCTGATCGGCGCCGCCAGCGGCTACAACTGCACCTCGCTGTCGAACCCGAACCCGAACGATCCGTGGAACGGCGCGATCTCGCGCAACTACGCCGGCACCGACACCCAGTCCGATACCTACGCGCTGTATGCGTTCGACACCCTGGAGTTGTCCGAGCAATGGCTGGTGAACATGGGCCTGCGTTACGACCACTTCGAAACCGGCTACAAGACCTACACCGCCGCCGGCAACACCACCTCCAAAGGTTCTGACACCAGCGAGTTCGTCACCGGTCAGTTCGGCATCGTCTACAAGCCGGCAGAGAACGGCAGCATCTACGCGTCCTACGCCACCTCGGCCACTCCGCCAGGCAACACCCTGGGTGAAGGTCAGGAAGGCAACCCGCTGGGCGGCACGCCGGATCGCAACGGCAACCTGCTCAAGAGCGACATGGAGCCGGAAACCACCAAGAACTACGAAATCGGCACCAAGTGGGATCTGCTGAACGATCGCCTGTCGCTGACCGCCGACATCTTCCGCACCGAGAAAGAAAACGCGCGTGTCCAGGTCGATACCACCTCTTACGAGAACGCCGGCAAGACCCGTGTTCAAGGTATCGAGTTGTCCGCCAGCGGTAAGATCACCGACAAGTGGCAAGTGTTCGCCGGTTACGCCTACATGGACAGCGAACAGGTGGACGGTGGTGACCTGCCAGCCAACAAGGCCAACAACGGCAACGAGCTGCCTAACACACCGAAAAACAGCGCCAGCCTGTGGACCACTTACCAGGTCACGCCGAAGCTGACCATCGGTGGCGGTGCGTTCTACGTGGATGACGTGTTCGGCAGCGTGGCCAACACCACCATGGTCGATTCCTACGTTCGCTACGACGCGATGGCGGCGTACAAGCTGAGCAAGAACGTCGACCTGCAACTGAACGTGCAGAACCTGACCAACGAAACCTACTACGACAAGGCCTTCTCGACTCACTTCGCCAACCAGGCGGCGGGCCGTACGGCATTGCTGAGCACCAACTTCCACTTCTGATCGTAGAGGGAAGTACCTAGCCCCGTTCATTCATTTGAGCGGGGCTTTTGTGCGTAATAAAGAACGTTTCTCGATAGGCCACGGCATAATGCACGCCGTGAACACAACCTCCGAACGGACAAGGCAAGCAACGTGTTGAAGAAAACCCTGTTCCAGTTGCACTGGTTTTTTGGCATCACTGCCGGGCTGGTGCTGGCCCTGATGGGCATCACCGGCGCTGCCTATTCGTTTCAGGACGAAATTCTCAAAGCCCTCAACCCCTCCGTGTTGCAGGTCGAGAAACAGGTCGCCGGCGTCCTGCCGCCCGCCGATCTGGTGGCACAGATCGAAGCGGCCTCGGGCAAGAAAGTCTCGATGCTTTCGGTGGAGACCGAAAGCGGCAGCGCCGGACGCGTCTGGTTCACCCCGCCCAAAGGCGAGCGCCGGGGCGAGATGCGCTACTTCGATCCCTACACCGCCGAGTTCAAGGGCGAGGCCACCGGCCAGGACTTCTTCGGCCTGATGCTGCAACTGCACCGGTTCCTCGCCATGGGCGATACCGGTCGCAACATCACCGGCGCCTGCACCCTGATGCTGCTGTTCTTCTGCCTGTCCGGCCTGTACCTGCGCTGGCCGCGCCAGTGGAACAGCTGGCGCGTGTGGCTGACCCTCGACTGGAAGAAAAAGGGTCGCAGCTTCAATTGGGATCTGCACTCGGTGTTCGGCACCTGGTGCATGCTGGTTTACCTGCTGCTGGCACTGACCGGACTGTCCTGGTCCTACGAGTGGTACAACAAAGGCCTGACCAAATTGCTTTCCGACGCGCCGCAAAACGAGCGCGTGCGCGGCGGTCGTGGCCCGGCCCCCGAAGGTCCGACGCCGACTGCCGATTACGCCGCGATGTGGCTCAGCATCTACAGCACCGCCGGCCCGGGCCTCGCTTCCTACAACATCCGCATGCCGCCGGTGGCCGGCCAACCGGCGACCGTGTTCTACCTGCTCGACAGCTCGCCCCATGACCGCGCGCTGAACCAGATCACCCTCGACCCGGCCACCGGCGTGGTCAAACGCGTCGACCGCTACGCCGACAAAAGCTTCAAGGCGCAATTGCTGACCAGCATTTACGCGCTGCACGTCGGCAGCTATTTCGGTCTGGTCGGGCGGATCATCGTCACCGTCGCGGCCGTCTTGATGCCGCTGTTCTTCATCACCGGCTGGTTGCTTTATCTGGATCGCCGACGCAAGAAAAAGCAGATCAAGGATGCCCGCAAAGGCCTCGACCAACCGGCCGGCGATACGCCAGAGTGGCTGATCGGTTTCGCCAGCCAGAGCGGTTTTGCCGAGCAACTGGCGTGGCAGACTGCGGGTCAATTGCAGGCCGCCGGATTGCCGGTGAAGGTACAGCCGCTGGCGAATGTCAGCGAGCAGGATCTGCGCGAATCGAACAACGCGCTGTTCGTGGTCAGTACCTTCGGCGACGGCGAAGCACCGGACAGCGCTCGCGGTTTCGAGCGCAAGGTATTGAGCAACGCCTCGACCCTCGACAGCCTCAACTACGCTGTACTCGGCCTTGGCGATCGGCAGTATCAACACTTCTGCGGTTTCGCCCGACGCCTGCATCAATGGCTGGGCGAACACGGCGGCAAGACCCTGTTCGCCCCGGTCGAAGTCGACAGCGGCGATCCTTACGCCCTGCGTCACTGGCAGACCCAACTCGGCCTGCTCACCGGGCAAGCACCGGTCGACACCTGGCAGGCGCCGAGCTATGAAAACTGGACGCTGGTGCGCCGCGAACTGATGAACCCGGACAGCGCCGGCGCCCCGGTTTTCCTGCTCGGCCTGACCGCGCCGACTTCTCGCAGCTGGCTGGCCGGTGACCTGGTGGAAGTGCTGCCGCGCAACTGCCCGTGGGCCATCGAGCATTTCCTCGACGGCCTCGGCATCCGTGGCGAAACCAGCGTCAAGGTCAACGGCCTGCAAGAGCCGCTGGAAGTGGCCCTCGCCAGCCGCCAGTTGCCCGAGCACCGCGCCCATCTGGTGGGCTTGCACGCTCAGGCGCTGGTCGATGCGATGGTGCCGCTGGCGATGCGCGAATACTCGATCGCCTCGATTGCCGCCGACGGCGTGCTGGAACTGATCGTGCGTCAGGAACAGCATGCCGACGGCAGCCTCGGCATCGGCTCCGGCTGGCTGACCGAGCATGCTCCGGTCGGCGGCAGCATCAGCCTGCGGGTCCGTCGTAACAGCGGTTTCCATCTGCCGAACGCTCCGGTGCCGATGATCCTGCTGGGCAACGGCACCGGCCTTGCCGGACTGCGCAGCTTGCTCAAGGCACGGATCGCCGACAATCAACAGCGCCACTGGCTGCTGTTTGGCGAGCGCAATCGCGAGCACGATTTCCTCTGTCGCGCGGAGCTGGAAGAGTGGTTGATCAATGGCGATCTGGAACGACTGGATCTGGCGTTCTCGCGGGATCAGGTCGAAAAGATTTACGTGCAGGATCGCCTGCGCGAATCGGCCGCCGACTTGAAGAAATGGCTGGCGGACGGTGCGGTGATCTACATCTGCGGCAGCCTTCAAGGCATGGCGTCGGGGGTGGATCAGGTGCTCAATGAAGTGCTGGGCGCCGCTGAAGTCGAACGCTTGATCGAGCAGGGTCGCTATCGCCGCGACGTTTACTGACCACACATGACAAATGTGGGAGCGAGCTTGCTCGCGATGACGGTTTTACATTCAACACATTGGTTGTCTGTTATACCGCTATCGCGAGCAAGCTCGCTCCCACAGTTTTTTTGCGCTGAACTCAGGTCGGTTGCAGCTTCTGCTCGAACACCGCAACACCCTCCAGATCCCGCAACACCACACTCATCTCCCCGCTCTGCCCCTCGATATTCACCTCACCGAAAAACTGAAACCCGGCAAACGGCGAGGCGTTCTGCGTCGGTGGTGCTTTCTGGAACACCACCTGCGGGCCAAAAGTCTTGTCCAGCGGATTGGGTCCGAAACTGCCGGCGTTCAACGGTCCTGCGACAAACTCCCAGAACGGTTCGAAATCCTGGAACGCCGCGCGATCAGGGTGATAGTGATGCGCCGCGCAGTAATGCACATCCGCCGTCAGGAACACGAAATTGCGCACCTGTTGCGCGCGCAAGAAGCCCAGCAGCTCGGCGACTTCCAGCTCACGTCCCTGCGCCGGGCCGGGGTCGCCGTTGGCCACCGCTTCCCAGCGCGCAACACCGGGGCTGACCTCGCCATCCGGCACGCCGAGACCGATCGGCATGTCGGCGGCGATGACTTTCCACTGGGCTTTCGACGCCTTCAGTCCGCGCTTGAGCCAGTTCAATTGCTCACGACCGAGGAATGGTTTTTCCGCCCCGAGATTGTCGTCGTTGGCGCCGCGATAACTGCGCATGTCGAGCACGAACACATCGAGCATCGGCCCGTAACTCAGCTTGCGGTAGATCCGCCCGCCGCCATCGGCGGCCTGCAAACGCATCGGCGAATATTCGAGCCAGGCCTGACGCGCACGGCCGACCAGGGTGTGGATATTTTTTTCCTGATAACGCTCGTCGAGCTGCTTGCCCGGCGACCAGTTGTTGACCACTTCATGGTCGTCCCACTGCCAGATCTGCGGCACTTCGGCGTTGAAGCGACGGACGTTTTCATCCATCAGGTTGTAGCGGTAATTGCCGCGATAATCGTCGAGGGTCTGGGCAACTTTGCTCTTGGCTTCGGTGGTGAGGTTGCGCCAGATCCGGCCACCCTCGGTGGTCAGTTGCGCCGGCACCGGGCCGTCGGCGTAGATGGTGTCGCCGCTGTGGATAAAGAAATCCGGCAGGCGCATGCGCATGGCTTCGTAGATGCGCATGCCGCCGATATCGGGGTTGATGCCGAAGCCCTGGCCGACGGTGTCGCCGCTCCAGACAAAACGGAGATTGCGCCGCGCCGTCGGTGCACTGCGCAAGTGGCCGAGCCACGGCTCGCTGGCAACGCCGGTGCGGGCGTCCTTGAAATACACACGGTAGAAAATCGCCTGATCGGCGGGCAGCCCGGTGAGTTCGACGCGGGCGGTGAAATCGCTGCGGGCATCGGCCAGCGCCGAGACGACCCGGCGCGGATGGCGGAACTGACTGCGGGTGTCCCACTCCACCACCATCTGTGCCGGGCGGTCGGCGCGGCTCCAGATCATCGCGCGGTCGCCCTGCAAGTCGCCGGATTGCACGCCGTCAGTGAGTTGCGGTCGATCCTTGACCGACGCGATCACGGCCGGCGCCAGCCCCGGCATCAGCAGTCCGGCACCGACGGCTTGCATCACGCGCCGGCGACCGGGATTGAAATCGCTCATGGTGTTCTCCCTGAAAAAAGGAAAACTTAAGCACTGCTAGATGAAAGGGGTGTGACACCTCACGCCTTCGCGGGCTCCAGCGCCAGCTCCACGGCTTCCGGCCGCTTGACCAGCGCATACACCACCGCCGTCAGCAGACTGCCCGCGACAATCGCCAGCAGGTACA includes these proteins:
- a CDS encoding type III PLP-dependent enzyme; amino-acid sequence: MSIQVEDYFARETFQKMKAFADKQETPFVVIDTAMIAQAYDDLRAGFEFAKVYYAVKANPAVEIIDLLKEKGSSFDIASIYELDKVLSRGVSPDQISYGNTIKKSKDIRYFYEKGVRLFATDSEADLRNIAKAAPGAKVYVRILTEGSTTADWPLSRKFGCQTDMAMDLLILARDLGLVPYGISFHVGSQQRDISVWDAAIAKVKVIFERLKEEDGIHLKLINMGGGFPANYITRTNSLETYAEEIIRFLKEDFGDDLPEIILEPGRSLIANAGILVSEVVLVARKSRTAVERWVYTDVGKFSGLIETMDEAIKFPIWTEKKGEMEEVVIAGPTCDSADIMYENYKYGLPLNLAIGDRLYWLSTGAYTTSYSAVEFNGFPPLKSFYV
- a CDS encoding alpha-xenorhabdolysin family binary toxin subunit A, encoding MQPSSNPFVTTDDIRKIKNYISAARTLPRSIEAVEAQLNTKSTGIAGLEVLDVVELNHLIINNANAWNDIEYSMKRVAGSLSTFSEDLESFGQDIIDAIVSMPGYINYLGTIDSLSEEEIASLPPLEIGKTEKNRFGSIQESLAFIARSIGEKKLSSQDVSERLKYFKSDLSDKVAIGIGEKLRLASDAQINRQLTELNAAIDQAQKSIDEKTRETEPNFFEHILGFIVGYRGGSSTWYQHLELQQKIHLRPLIDQRDLLIEQVKQKNILAGSLMEFQAGLNSMSIYVEGAIQSTSQLETLWISITDYINASQNKLMGINEFLTLRSFVSSLKVVLKNWKTVQTNSKQLIKAFD
- a CDS encoding alpha-xenorhabdolysin family binary toxin subunit B gives rise to the protein MTKISYVVPDLGRIQESREAIRFQAIIGSANLYIKALSDELVRLNAAISELDLVAANTIASAMTALDTDDLNENLQALAILNQRESNSQAEHARKLYSQIVEQLITLCTVQMTTLHSSLHDSVFTVESIAISNNRFRLEELANARVNLDREYQTETVPLAELKADEAVLNLAIAEFEKLTFIDRIKPLLEQLAAMIGNRPKSPEAAALEAGLIVANKFLDEANELIKYKDLIEARRIIQTRLVQREERLASLEKQLRDNDDKTRQLNDTQKVVPHQQAYVRETRKLSDAFSAFLDALTATLHEDILLRGERVLEHSQALRSYLTPLKSRWLRG
- a CDS encoding tetratricopeptide repeat protein, whose product is MADFRLRREEVLDGERLTAMLEESPARAAQAILIAAGEGVLEAQALLGQILLDGHGIAQDQPLALRWFEIAAGQGHLMARNMLGRCHEHGWGCAADASAAAGHYRIAARAGLDWAMYNFANLLATGRGVAADHLQALDLYRRAAEAGHAKSMNLLGRYLEEGQVCRQDLVAAHDWYRRSAEGGDFRGQFSHAAILAEAGRITDALHWLDKALVHGNINFLRVASEALLASPHAKIRAMAGAYRQRLCALETESPALHRP
- a CDS encoding Fe2+-dependent dioxygenase: MLLHIPALFEKDEVQRIRQALEQADWADGKITAGYQSAKAKHNLQLPEGHPLAKEIGAAMLERLWKNPLFMSAALPHKVFPPLLNCYTAGGSFDFHIDNAVRQPKGSIERVRTDLSATLFFSEPEDYDGGELEIQDTFGTQRVKLPAGDMVLYPGTSLHKVNAVTRGARYASFFWTQSLVREDSQRALLFEMDGAIQQLTQDMPDHPSLIRLTGTYHNLLRRWVEV
- a CDS encoding TonB-dependent receptor is translated as MARQLAQLPVSSPRLLASAIGVAITAGSAGHMVFAAEKTDSKATGNAIALDATAITGEAQDSTSYQVEKASSPKYTAPLVDTPRSVTVIPQQVLKDTGALNMQDALRTVPGITFGAGEGGNPQGDRPFIRGFDAQGDTYLDGVRDTGSQSREIFAVENIEVSKGPNSAIGGRGAAGGSINLVSKKAHLGNSFDGGFTWGSDQTQRYTMDGNYQFSDTAAGRLNLMSHESNVAGRDKVDYDRWGIAPSLAFGLGTDTRVNLDYYHLESNDTPDSGIPYTIPAGGSAARTKSNPDKPYAGGDHSNFYGLDRDFRKGRTDTATFAIEHDLSDSLTIKNTLRHGTSMQDYILTQPDDSKGNVNNGSVWRRANTRVSNTETTTNQTDLFGNFYVAGFKNSFSTGVEYTREESSKSSYNVNTDTTPRTSAVTTNCNPGLIGAASGYNCTSLSNPNPNDPWNGAISRNYAGTDTQSDTYALYAFDTLELSEQWLVNMGLRYDHFETGYKTYTAAGNTTSKGSDTSEFVTGQFGIVYKPAENGSIYASYATSATPPGNTLGEGQEGNPLGGTPDRNGNLLKSDMEPETTKNYEIGTKWDLLNDRLSLTADIFRTEKENARVQVDTTSYENAGKTRVQGIELSASGKITDKWQVFAGYAYMDSEQVDGGDLPANKANNGNELPNTPKNSASLWTTYQVTPKLTIGGGAFYVDDVFGSVANTTMVDSYVRYDAMAAYKLSKNVDLQLNVQNLTNETYYDKAFSTHFANQAAGRTALLSTNFHF
- a CDS encoding PepSY domain-containing protein, which gives rise to MLKKTLFQLHWFFGITAGLVLALMGITGAAYSFQDEILKALNPSVLQVEKQVAGVLPPADLVAQIEAASGKKVSMLSVETESGSAGRVWFTPPKGERRGEMRYFDPYTAEFKGEATGQDFFGLMLQLHRFLAMGDTGRNITGACTLMLLFFCLSGLYLRWPRQWNSWRVWLTLDWKKKGRSFNWDLHSVFGTWCMLVYLLLALTGLSWSYEWYNKGLTKLLSDAPQNERVRGGRGPAPEGPTPTADYAAMWLSIYSTAGPGLASYNIRMPPVAGQPATVFYLLDSSPHDRALNQITLDPATGVVKRVDRYADKSFKAQLLTSIYALHVGSYFGLVGRIIVTVAAVLMPLFFITGWLLYLDRRRKKKQIKDARKGLDQPAGDTPEWLIGFASQSGFAEQLAWQTAGQLQAAGLPVKVQPLANVSEQDLRESNNALFVVSTFGDGEAPDSARGFERKVLSNASTLDSLNYAVLGLGDRQYQHFCGFARRLHQWLGEHGGKTLFAPVEVDSGDPYALRHWQTQLGLLTGQAPVDTWQAPSYENWTLVRRELMNPDSAGAPVFLLGLTAPTSRSWLAGDLVEVLPRNCPWAIEHFLDGLGIRGETSVKVNGLQEPLEVALASRQLPEHRAHLVGLHAQALVDAMVPLAMREYSIASIAADGVLELIVRQEQHADGSLGIGSGWLTEHAPVGGSISLRVRRNSGFHLPNAPVPMILLGNGTGLAGLRSLLKARIADNQQRHWLLFGERNREHDFLCRAELEEWLINGDLERLDLAFSRDQVEKIYVQDRLRESAADLKKWLADGAVIYICGSLQGMASGVDQVLNEVLGAAEVERLIEQGRYRRDVY